The DNA window ccAGGTTAATTACCTATATTACGGTGTTAgatatcttgatttttatttttcactctgttttttttaattttatttttatttatcgttgatgatttttcttttcattgcttTACACAATGGTTATTGGTTGTTTAATTAGATGAGtgcataagtttttttatttacatctaTGAGTTTTTATCTTGTgtgtaaaaaaacatgttgaagaattatgtatatttatttatttttactatgttttgatgtttaggatttgatgcttatttttttgatttttgattttttcctcGAATCTTTtacaaaaattcatttatttttagttttacctttcaattcaagtttataatgtattgtttttttttttttaatgtctttgttattttgattttcatctttttgttaatgtttttattcttttcaatttaactctcaaatctaaaatttgttgttgccttttaatttatttttattactattttaacattaattatttttattgtatttttttttattttggagttttttatctttttatttatttattctaaccctcatgattttttaatatgtaatacTTTCAATCTTGTAACCCTGCTAatggtttaaaaagttaacaataattttttttttttatatacatacttgtttatttttttatgaaattattctattctcatttaatttttactttattaataaataagatcattgagatgtttttgaaatattataaatatatatttctataatattaataagtatttatcttttatattgaattgctgtttttttgctttgtttgttatggatatattttttttaataatattattaaattaatagagtttattaatttatttaatttagttatatgaatattatatatgcttttagttttttaatattttttacaaaaattaaccCGAAACACGGGCACCCAAGTAGTTTTTGCTATACATAGTCAAGAGAAAAAACAGAACATTtccaaccaaaaacaaaataaaagtggTATTTCAGTAATATCACCAATCCCCATGATGCCACCATGATCAATTCCCAACGCAACCTTCGCTGCTTCCCATGACATAAAAAAGGAACCATTCCATCATACTCTTACCCTCTCGCCGTAGTTCCTTCCGCATCCTTCTCACCATGTCCTCTGCCGCTCGTCTTCGCCGCGTATGCGCTGCTGCTCTGGCCACCGCTACTGTCGCTTCTGTTGGCGGCTCCATCATCCTATCTCCAAACATCTCATCCAACGACCGCGGCTCTGGAACCGTGCTCGAAGCCGTGAGGAGCAAAATCAATGATCCGTACGCTAACGTTCCGTCGCGAGCAGTTCAAGAGTCGGCTTTGATCGGAGCTAGTCAAGCCAATCCTCTTGACATTCTCGTCGTCGGTGGTGGCGCCACCGGATGCGGTGTCGCTTTCGATGCCGTGACACGTGGACTTCGTGTTGGCCTTGTTGAACGCGAAGATTTCTCTTCCGGCACATCTTCAAGGTCCACTAAGCTAATTCATGGCGGTAATAAGACTCTATTCATTTATTtgcttataatttaatttatctgaattaattcatatttttatttgaattttcatgtttttatttattatttcgtgtaattttatttttatatgctcaATTGATGTCTTGTGAATatactattatttttctatttagctttttttttttcctcacttGATTGTTTTGTTCAGGAGTTCGTTACTTGGAGAAAGCtgtatttaatcttgactatggGCAATTGAAGCTAGTCTTCCATGCGCTCGAGGAGCGCAAACAGGTTATCGAGAATGCACCTCACCTGTGCCATGCTCTGCCATGTATGACGCCATGTTTTGATTGGTTTGAGGTGGTGTATTATTGGGCTGGCTTGAAAATGTATGATTTGGTCGCTGGAGCGCGGTTGTTACATCTGTCTAGATATTATTCTGCAAAAGAGTCCATTGAGTTGTTCCCTACTCTTTCGAAGAAGGGAAACGATAGGAATCTGAGGGGCACTGTGGTGTATTATGATGGTCAGATGAATGATTCACGACTCAATGTTGGTTTGGCTTGTAGTGCTGCATTGGCTGGAGCGGCAGTGCTCAACCACGCGGAAGTCATTTCATTTCTGAAAGATGAGGCTACCGGGCGAGTAATTGGTGCACGGATTCGGGACAATTTTTCAGGTATGACAAGCATCCTTTTAATGCAGTTGTATTAGCTGGGCAATTTCACcctgtttttatcatttcaagATGAATTATGCAATTGCTGTCCAATTATTCCTCTGTCCGTCCTCTTTCCCACCATCTTAACTCAATGAACTGCAATGAGTTTACACAGATAATAATGGAAAGATTATGAGATTGAAGATGTGTTGAATGCCTGCAGATTACTAGCTTTGATATGCCAACTTGCTGGCACCTTAGTAAGCATTTGACTGACAACCATGTCAACATTGTAATTCTTAATTGACTGACTGATCCTCCTTCAAATATTGGTGCATGGAAATCACCTGTGTGCCAACTATCTCTAACTAGCCCCGCCATATGTTTCAACTTTTAAATACTTATGAAATAGAACATACCTAAGCATACAATTTCTATTTGCTTGCACGCTTGTGCATTTTCTCACCTGTTTTTCTTGCCTCAAGTCGACCAAGTTTATATATTGACAGAGTAACCACATTGACTTTATGTTATTGATTAATATTTCCTATCATACTATACCAGGCAAAGAGTTTGAAACCTATGCAAAAGTTGTTGTAAATGCGGCTGGGCCATTTTGTGACTCTGTAAGGAAATTAGCTGACAAAGAGGCAACAAGTATGATCTGTCCTAGCAGTGGTGTGCATATTGTTCTTCCTGATTATTACTCTCCTGATGGAATGGGCTTGATTGTTCCCAAAACAAAGGATGGTCGTGTTGTTTTCATGCTGCCATGGTTGGGAAGAACTGTCGCTGGCACAACAGATTCCAACACTGTTATCACTCCACTTCCAGAACCACACGAGGATGAGATTCAGTTTATACTTGATGCGATTTCTGATTACCTTAGTGTTAAGGTATGTGATTTCACCAATAAGCTCAACTATTTTGCATGCCAGTGGACCTGGAACTAATTAATCTAGTTGCACATTTGCTAACCTTTATCAAGTGAGGATATGTCCTAGATGGTCAAACTTTGGGTCATGCTCACTAGTGAGGCCTGGCAGTTTTGACAACTGTGGCCTTTGCTCTAGAATAAACTTTGGCAAAGTGCAGGTTTTGATAGATTAATAAATTGGATGGCAGAGATTATTGCCGCTAAGTTTGCATGGGGTTAGGTTTTAACCTTAATGGAGAAGCCTATATAAATTCGAAGGGTATGTAAATGTAGTGCTGAGTCTAGTCCTCTTCTCTGTGTTTGTGCGTGCATGCGTGTGTCAAGATTTCTTTTGGATATTTTAGTAAAAGTGGATAAATATAGGTTCGGCGCACAGATGTTCTTTCAGCTTGGAGTGGCATTCGCCCACTGGCTGTTGATCCATCAGCAAAGAGCACCGAGAGCATCTCTAGAGATCATGTTGTGTGCGAAGACTATCCAGGCTTGGTAACAATCACTGGTGGTAAATGGACCACTTACCGAaggtaattttttgtttgtttgatcaGAGCCTGGACAGAATTATGAATGACTATGAGGGTTTTGTATTTTGTGATATCAATAGGTGGTATCTGATCTAGCAAATCTTTACCTGTTGACCACGTGGATCATTAACATCAGtattattttaactaaacatcTTGACGTGAATAACATCATCTATTATTAGCTGAGTTCTGTATTTTCACCATCCACCCATCCCCctctttcatttctttatttggCTGCAAATTCTGTGCTTACTAGAATTAGTTTCAGCATGGCAGAAGATGCTGTTGATGCAGCTGTTAAGTCTGGAAAGTTGAGTCCAAAAAATGGAAGTGTAACTCACAATCTGAGGCTGATGGGTGGAGATGGATGGGAACCGTCATATTTTACTGTTCTTGCTCAACAATATGTACGCATGAAGAGGACATATGGTGGAAAAGTTGTCCCTGCAATAATGGACACTACTGCAGCTAAGCACTTATCTCATGCATATGGTACATTGGCAGAACGAGTAGCTGCTATAGCTCAGGTTGGTTGTATCTTTCAagatttaatatatatgatgCATGCATGCATTGCCCTGGGCTTGTTGG is part of the Populus alba chromosome 10, ASM523922v2, whole genome shotgun sequence genome and encodes:
- the LOC118060025 gene encoding glycerol-3-phosphate dehydrogenase SDP6, mitochondrial, whose protein sequence is MSSAARLRRVCAAALATATVASVGGSIILSPNISSNDRGSGTVLEAVRSKINDPYANVPSRAVQESALIGASQANPLDILVVGGGATGCGVAFDAVTRGLRVGLVEREDFSSGTSSRSTKLIHGGVRYLEKAVFNLDYGQLKLVFHALEERKQVIENAPHLCHALPCMTPCFDWFEVVYYWAGLKMYDLVAGARLLHLSRYYSAKESIELFPTLSKKGNDRNLRGTVVYYDGQMNDSRLNVGLACSAALAGAAVLNHAEVISFLKDEATGRVIGARIRDNFSGKEFETYAKVVVNAAGPFCDSVRKLADKEATSMICPSSGVHIVLPDYYSPDGMGLIVPKTKDGRVVFMLPWLGRTVAGTTDSNTVITPLPEPHEDEIQFILDAISDYLSVKVRRTDVLSAWSGIRPLAVDPSAKSTESISRDHVVCEDYPGLVTITGGKWTTYRSMAEDAVDAAVKSGKLSPKNGSVTHNLRLMGGDGWEPSYFTVLAQQYVRMKRTYGGKVVPAIMDTTAAKHLSHAYGTLAERVAAIAQNEGLGKRLAHGYPFMEAEVAYCARNEYCESAVDFIARRSRLAFLDTDAAGRALPRVIEILAAEHKWDKSRKAEELKKAKEFLETFKSSKNAHFHDGKH